The following proteins come from a genomic window of Lolium rigidum isolate FL_2022 chromosome 5, APGP_CSIRO_Lrig_0.1, whole genome shotgun sequence:
- the LOC124656221 gene encoding translation initiation factor IF-2-like, which produces MRASQTNKPLPLPLPPPPLSLPSTPSTTPRRRGRTASSSSWSSSVSAGSSSSPSPSPAPSPRTTTATSVVPFSWERRPGLPKSSLGGLMSSSGSSTTLPLPPPPLRPSPRRCRQRRRCRAVEAPGPGADPFAAALVECTREEGMDDDDSGDKLWPARTAKVSGRTARPWRIAGGGVVGLLDLYGCKSAMDVVDGAFLARRPVAPSPRPGPCRAIRR; this is translated from the coding sequence ATGCGAGCTTCGCAAACCAACaaaccgctgccgctgccgctcccaCCTCCACCTCTCTCGCTGCCGTCGACGCCGTCCACCACCCCGCGCCGGCGCGGCCGCACCGCCTCATCGTCCTCATGGTCTTCCTCCGTGTCAGCCGGctcttcctcctccccgtcgCCGTCCCCTGCCCCATCTCCCCGCACCACCACCGCAACCTCAGTCGTTCCCTTCTCGTGGGAGCGCCGCCCAGGGCTCCCCAAGAGCTCCCTTGGCGGCCTTATGTCATCCTCCGGTAGCAGCACAACCCTCccgctccctccgccgccgctccgcccttCCCCACGCCGCTGCCGGCAGCGCAGACGCTGCCGCGCCGTCGAAGCCCCCGGACCCGGCGCGGACCCCTTCGCCGCCGCCTTGGTGGAGTGCACCAGGGAAGAAGGCATGGACGATGACGACTCCGGCGACAAGCTCTGGCCGGCGCGGACGGCGAAGGTGTCCGGCCGCACGGCGCGCCCATGGCGGATCGCTGGCGGCGGTGTCGTCGGATTACTCGACCTCTACGGGTGCAAGAGCGCCATGGACGTCGTGGACGGCGCGTTTCTTGCTCGCCGGCCGGTCGCACCGTCTCCACGTCCCGGGCCGTGCCGGGCCATCCGGAGATAA